From a region of the Theobroma cacao cultivar B97-61/B2 chromosome 8, Criollo_cocoa_genome_V2, whole genome shotgun sequence genome:
- the LOC18592322 gene encoding uncharacterized protein LOC18592322 — translation MPTSASFLRQLSGKEAWKSTSWRWGGNSRYNNVGGNSSGRFETSLTQMEGLNMYGNGVDNGLVIRKRVMVVVDQSSHCKHAMMWALTHVANKGDLLTLLHVISPSQKSSESSSCSPYLANSLGSLCKACKPEVEVEALVIQGPKLATVMSQVKKLEVSVLVLGQKRPSPFLNCLCGTSSSEEFVEQCIKGADCLTIGVRKQSKGVGGYLISTRWQKNFWLLA, via the exons ATGCCTACTTCAGCTTCATTTTTGAGGCAGCTTAGTGGAAAAGAAGCTTGGAAATCCACATCCTGGAGGTGGGGAGGGAACAGCAGATATAACAACGTCGGTGGGAACAGTTCTGGTAGGTTTGAGACAAGCTTAACTCAGATGGAAGGGCTTAACATGTATGGCAACGGTGTTGATAATGGCTTGGTGATAAGGAAGAGAGTGATGGTTGTAGTGGATCAAAGCTCACATTGTAAGCATGCAATGATGTGGGCTCTTACTCATGTAGCTAACAAGGGTGATTTGCTTACTTTACTTCATGTTATATCTCCTAGCCAAAAGAGTTCCGAGTCTTCATCTTGTTCTCCTTACCTTGCTAACTCTCTTGGGTCACTCTGCAAGGCTTGTAAACCCGAG GTTGAAGTTGAAGCACTGGTTATCCAAGGGCCTAAGCTGGCGACAGTGATGAGCCAAGTGAAGAAGCTAGAGGTTTCCGTGCTGGTACTGGGTCAGAAAAGGCCATCTCCGTTCTTAAACTG TCTCTGCGGGACCAGCAGCTCTGAGGAGTTTGTGGAGCAATGCATCAAGGGTGCAGATTGCTTAACCATAGGGGTTAGGAAGCAGAGCAAAGGCGTCGGTGGATACCTTATCAGCACTAGGTGGCAGAAGAATTTCTGGCTCCTGGCTTAG
- the LOC18592323 gene encoding UDP-galactose transporter 1: protein MEDGMLLQWSVFRSLLAILQWWGFNVTVIIINKWIFQKLDFKFPLSVSCVHFICSSIGAYLIIKVLKLKPLIVVDPEDRWKRIFPMSFVFCINIVLGNISLRYIPVSFMQTIKSFTPATTVVLQWLVWRKYFDWRIWASLVPIVGGILLTSITELSFNMLGFFAALFGCLATSTKTILAESLLHGYKFDSINTVYYMAPFATMILGVPALLLEGNGVMDWFETHPSPWAALIIIFSSGVLAFCLNFSIFYVIHSTTAVTFNVAGNLKVAVAVLVSWLIFRNPISALNAVGCGITLAGCTFYGYVRHILSQQRPGTPRTPRTPRTPRNRMELLPLVNNDKLDDKV, encoded by the exons ATGGAGGACGGGATGTTGTTGCAGTGGAGTGTTTTCAGATCTCTTCTTGCAATTCTCCAGTGGTGGGGCTTTAATGTCACTGTGATTATCATTAACAAATGGATCTTTCAG AAGTTGGATTTCAAATTTCCTCTATCAGTATCATGTGTTCACTTTATATGCTCATCAATTGGAGCATATCTGATAATCAAAGTGCTAAAGCTTAAACCTCTAATAGTGGTTGATCCTGAAGATCGTTGGAAACGGATATTTCCCATGTCTTTTGTGTTCTGTATCAACATAGTGTTGGGAAACATCAGTTTACGCTACATCCCAGTTTCTTTTATGCAGACAATAAAGTCATTCACTCCTGCAACCACAG TTGTTTTACAGTGGTTGGTATGGAGAAAGTACTTTGACTGGCGAATCTGGGCCTCTTTGGTTCCTATTGTTGGAGGAATACTGCTCACATCTATTACAGAACTTAGTTTTAATATGTTAGGTTTTTTTGCTGCCTTATTTGGATGTTTAGCTACTTCTACAAAGACTATCCTTGCAGAATCTTTGCTGCATGGATATAAGTTTGACAG CATAAACACTGTCTACTACATGGCACCTTTTGCAACCATGATCTTGGGAGTACCAGCACTGTTACTTGAAGGTAATGGGGTTATGGATTGGTTTGAGACCCACCCCTCTCCCTGGGCAGCCCTAATCATTATTTTCAGCTCGGGAGTGCTGGCCTTCTGTCTTAACTTCTCCATTTTTTACGTGATTCACTCAACTACTGCTGTCACATTCAATGTTGCTGGGAACCTTAAG GTAGCAGTTGCTGTATTGGTTTCATGGCTGATATTCCGAAACCCAATTTCGGCTCTAAATGCCGTAGGCTGTGGTATTACACTTGCTGGATGTACATTTTATGGGTATGTCCGACACATTCTTTCCCAACAGCGTCCTGGAACGCCGCGAACACCCCGGACACCTCGCACGCCAAGGAACAGGATGGAACTGCTTCCCCTTGTAAATAATGATAAGTTAGATGATAAGGTCTAA